The Streptomyces durmitorensis genome contains the following window.
ATCGTGGCGGCCTGCGGGATGCCCGCTCGTCGGGCGAGGACGCGGAGGTGCTTCCAGACTTCGGGCTGGGACCAGCGGCGGCCGGAGTCGGTGACGAACAGCGGTCCGTCGGTGCGGTCGCCGAGGTAGGCGAGGAGTGCGTCGAGTGCCAGCGGCGGCACGGGTGCGGGCCGCTTCTTGCCGCCCTTCTGTGTGAGCGGCAACGTGCGGTGGCCTCGGTCGTAGCCGAGCTGGCCAGCGTTGAGGGAGAGGAGTTCGTCGACGCGGGCGCCGGTGAGGTAGAGCAGCATGACGAGGGCGTAGGAGCGGGGCGCCCAGTCGCGTGCCGTCTCGACCAGCCGCATGGTCTCCTCGTCCGTCATGCCCTCCGTCGGCGAGTAGTCCGGGTCGACGTAGGGCCGGAGCACGGCGGCGAACGGGTCGGAGTCGACGGCCTGGAGCCGAGCGGCGTAGGTGTAGAAGGACCCGGCGGCTGCGAGGGCCTGCGCCTGGGTGGTCTCGGCGGGCGGCTTGCCGTTCCTCGTGGGCGTCTTGGCAAGGTGCTTGGCGTAGGCGTCGGCGAGCGGCAGCTTCGCCTGGAGTGGGTGGATGCCGGTGGAGCGGGCGTACTCCTCCCACGACTTGAACGTCCGGACGTAGGCCCTCCTGGTGTGGCGGCTCTTCTGCCGTGCGATCCATCCTCCGGTCAGAGTGGGCAGCGGATCGCGGTCGCCGTAGATGCCTGCGAGGTGGTCGGCGAGTTGACGGGCTTCGTCGGGCCAGTCGTCGCGGGGGTCGTGCCGGTCGGTCGACAGCTCCGCCGACGGACGCGGGATGAGACCGGTCATGCGTCCACCGGCTCCACAGTGACTGATGCGTAGACCGCTGGGGCTCCGTCCTCCGTCGTTTCGTAGGCGACACTGACGTCGGTGACGAGGACCGGGACGCCGTGGATTTCGATCCGCTGTCCCGTTGCCGGGATAGGCAGGTACCCCTCGGAGACAAACTCAGCGAGCGGGCGGCCCTCGGCGGCGAACTGGATCCCGTGTTGCACCGGACCGAAGCCCTGGAGCTTGCGTTCCTGCTCCATCTCGATGATCTCGCGCAGTGCTGCCTTCGCTTCCTCGGGCACCTAGACCACTCCTTAGGATTGGATAACTGTCATTATCAACCATCACTCAGCTTGATCGGTAGCCGTCGCAGACATCCGTTACGGATCGTCAACTACCAGCACATAACAAGACGTTATGCGCTAGCCCTGCACACGCGGACCGTCCCCTCTCGCCACGAGGGAGCGGCAAACCGACAGCGGGAACGTAAAGCCTCTTTACGTCCAACCCGGAGCAACGTAAAGTCTCTTTACGTAAGGACGGATCGCCCGAGGAGGACCCCATGAAGACCTACGCCGACATCATCGACCTCCTCAACTATGAGGGACCCGGCCTACAGGACTACGTCACCCCGGCAGAGCTCGACCAGCTACTCATCGGCACCCTCCCCCTCGGCTCCATCGCCGACCGCTACCTCGACGACCTCAAGCACACAGAGCTCGTCCGTGTCGCCACCGACGAGACCGCCACCCGGTCCGACCTCCTCACCTGGATCGGCTGGGAACTGGAGGTCGCCGGGCAGCAGCGCGCCGAGGACGCCGCCGAGGACGTACTCGCCCAGCTTCGCGCGCACACCGCAGCGCAGGCCCGCCAGGAGCGCGTCGCTCTCGACGGTCGCGACGTGCTCATCGCGCGCGCCAAGGAGAACGGCGCCACCAAGGACGCCATCGCCAAAAGCCTCGGCATCAGCAGGCCCACCCTCGACAAGTGGATGCAGGACCAGCGGGACCGGGCCCTGTTCAACGACGCCATCTTCACGTTGATCCGGCGGGACACAAGTAAGTCCGATCAGGCGATGCTGTTCGAGGCGCTCGGCATCCGCGACACCTCCGGTCAGGCCAGCGTCTTCCTCGCCGGATTGGGCACCCGGACTCTCGATGACTACCGCGACGGCGAGCGCGAGTTGCTGGAGCGCGCCGAGGAGCGGGCCCGCGCACTCGCCTGATCGTTCAGCCTGGGCCGCACCCTCTCCCCCGCCCGTAGCTTCTGCCCTACGGTGTCCCTCTAGCTCAACCCTGGGGGGACATATGCGAGTTCGTACCATCTCAGCGACGGCCGTCCTGCTCCTTGCCGCCCTCACCGGATGCGCCAGCGGGGACGACGACCCCGACGAGAAGTCGGCCACCGGCAAGAAGGAGACGACCTCGAAGCAGGTCGACTGTACGGACGAAGACCTCAGCCAGGCCGACTGGTTGGATCACTGCGCCGAGGAAGGCACTGGCGAGGACGGGGCCGAGGGCCAGGCGACAAGCCTGAAGTTCGGCGAGACGTACACGTATCCGGACGGGATCAAGGTCAGTGTCGTCGAGGCGCGAGTCTTCACCGACTACAACTCCGAGTTGGGCGAGTCCGCCGAACCGGGAGACCGGGACTTCCGCCTGAAGATCAAGGTCATCAACGGGTCGAAGGAGCCCTTCGCCCTGGACAGCCTGTCCACCCTGGTCGAGGGCGCCACGAACGGCGGGGAGGCGAGGGCCGCGATGCTCGACCGGGGATCCGATCCGTTGGAAGGGCGTCTGGGTGCAGGCGTCACGGTGACGAAGACCGACGACAGCGCCCTGAAGACCAAGTACGGCCGGAATGTCATCGTCAGTGTGCAGCGAGACAGCAACGACTTCGGTGCGGAAGAGCCGCCAGAGTTCAGCGGGACCATCAAGGACTGAGCGCACAGGAATGCCCCCGCCACCTGCACGAGGCAGGCGACGGGGGCATCGTCTATTCGGTCGGGCTCTCCGGCGGCGGGTCCGGCTCCAGGAAGAGGCCCTCGTAGGAGGGCTGCGGCTGGGGTTCGGCGAGGCCGAGTTTGACGAGGCTGGGCATGTCGCCTGCCGAGTCGTCGAGGCGGCGGTCCATCGGGCGGGGTTCAGGCACGGGAACTCCAGTTCGCTCAGCCGTCGATGTGGTGAATGTACTTGCGGGCCCTCTCCGACATCGGATCCTGCGCAGGCGGCTCCAGCCCGGTCCCGCGGATGTAGCCGACGAGGCCGCGGACCCGGTTGAGGAGCCAGCCGATGGCTTCGTCCTGCTCGCTGATCCGCTCCCGCTGCCGCTCGGCCTCGGCCTCCCGCACCTGGATGCGGTGCTCCAGGCGCTCGATGGCCTTGCCCTGCTGGTCTGTGATGGCGGTGAAGTCGTCCCGCTTCTCCTGCCGCGGTGTCCTGCGTGCCGACCGTGCAGCCCACAAGCCGCACAGTGCGGTGAGTACGGACACCACAACGGAGGAGATCACCTCAGGACTCATAGGGCGGCCCCACTCTCTTGGACCGCGGCGGTTCACGCCACCCGGCCACGACTATCACCGGTACGGCGATCACCACCCAGATTGCTGCCGCGACCCAGCCGCGCGGGAAGGTGCCCAGCGGCCACCACGACAGCAGGTAAGAGGACATCCACGGGATGACGATCAGGACCAGGGCTACGAACCCTGGCGCGTCACGGCCCTGCGGAAGGAATGCGCACACGATCGCGGCAAGGCCCGTTCCAATCCACAGGGCAGCCCACGCGTCCAGTGGCATGAGGTTGAGGAGTAGCTGCAGGCCACGCTGGTCCGGCTGCGGAGTGATGAGCTGCCCGTACCCGTACAGGGACCACACCGTGCCGTAGGACAGGAGGATTACGCCGCGGCGCCCCAGCACTCTGGCGAGCCGCCGCAGCACACGGCACCGCACTTAGACTGCCGCGGTCTTAGCCGGGGAGACCTGTCCACGGGTGAGCAGGCCAAGCACGGCGAGCACGGCAGCATTGAGGGCGCCGACGGTTTCGGCGGACACGTCGAGGCCGTAGGCGGCGAGCAGTGCGACGACCGCGGCGACGAGGCCGGTGAACGCCGCGGGGGCGATCGGGCGGGTGATGGCTGCGGTGGCCGCGGCGAACACTGCGGAGATGACGGCAACGATGGCGCCTGCCTGCTCGGCGGAGAGGCCGAACTGGAAGCTGACCAGGAGGGACAGGCCTGCGCTGACGGTGGCGATGATGAGAGCGGGCTCTCTGCCGAAGACCTTCATGACGTTCTCGCTTCCCGTTCGGCGAGCCAGCGCCGGACGATGTGATGGTGGTGGCTGGTTCAGACGTTGGGGACGCGGAGCTCGTCCCAGGTGGTTTTGCCGGGCGGCCACTTGGCTGCGGCGCCGCTGTATCCGCACATCCGCTGCCAGGCTTCGTAGGAGTCGACGTCGGCCTGGCCGAGCGTCTTGCCGGGCCCGACCTGGTAGCGCCCGCAGCCGACGGCGACAAGGCGCTTCCTCATCGCGGTGAAGATCGGGGACACCTTGCCGAGGGCGGGCTTCCCGGCCTTCATGAAGAAGCTGGAGCCGGGGAAGGGCTCGTACTTTGGTGTGCCGGGTCCGGGCTTGGGCGGTGTGCTGCCGCCGGGGCGGGGTGCGCCCTTCTGTACCCAGGCGTAGAGGGGGCCGCCGGGGCAGGCGGTGGCGTAGCCGTCCCGGTGCCCCTTGACCTCGCTGCCAGCGCCGTTCTTGCGGAGGAGTTCGATGCCGTCGCGGAGCGCGTGGAGCATCGGATCGTTCGGTTCGGTCAGGCCCTTCGAGCCGAGGAGGCCAAGGATCGCGTAGTGCGCGACGTTCAGCGACTGGTTGCCGTTGGCGCCGGTCCGCCTGCGCAGGCCGCGGCCCTCCATCAGGTAGCCGTGGGGGCAGGCGGCGTAGTTGTAGGCGACGTCGCTGTAGCCCTCGGCGGTGTTCGCCAGGTGCGCCTTGCGGATGGCCTTCCACAGGGCGATGCACTTGTCGTGGTCAGTGAGGAGCGTCGTGCTGACGGTGGTGCCCTCGTAGTGGACCTTGACGCCCTTGGTGGAGGACTGTGCTGGTGCGGCGGAGGTGGGCCAGCCGAGCTGGGCGCGGGTGATCAGCTTCAAGGGGTGCCCCTTCTAGTAGTCCCAGGTCGTGCCGACGAATTGGGCGTGCTCGACAGCCCAGGGCTCGTGGTGGTCGTGCCAGACTTCGACGCCGACGGGCTGGTTGGCCTCGCCGTGGAAGCACCAGCTCGTGGTCTCCCAGCTGCGACCTGGCGTGACGGGATGGTCGGCGGCCCCGGTGTCGTCACGTTCGCCGTGCGGGTCGCGAATGAACCGGGACATGAACTGCCGCTGCCGCAGATCACCTTCGGGCACGACGAGGGCGGCCCAGCGCAGGTTGCGGGACCAGATGAAGTCGCCGTCGAAAGGCGGCATGATCAGGCTGAGCTTGCGGGCCATGGAGCGGTCGTTCGTGATGACCCGCTCGAACGTGACGAGCGTCCACGTCTCCGGTGGGACGATCTGTGGCTTGTCGCCGCGGTACAGCTTGCACACGGTGGCCATGGCGCCTCCGAACATGAAAAGAGCCCCGATCGCGGGGCGTGGCGATTGCGCGTTCGGGCTGGTCAGAGGCTGACGATGACGCCGTTGAAGCCGATCCACGGGGGTTTCACGGAGGAGCCGGTGCCGTAGACCTGCAGATAGCCGTCCGTCTGCACGTCGAGCTTCAAGGCGATGCGATCGGAGGCAATGTCCGAGCACGGTATGAGCACCGTGCGAAGGGTGGACGGACGTACCACGGACGGCAGAGCCAACGAGTTGATGACGTAGCTGCCCGCCGGTGTCGACGGCCAGGAGGAGCGTCCGACCGCGCCACGGAGCTGAAGCGACTCCTCACCAGAGATGTTGAGCAGTCGGTACTGCAACGTCCCGTTGCTGTTGCCGTTCTGCTGGAAGCCGGACGCGACAGAGATCGTTGTCCAGGCGGAGGCGCCCGTAGAGACGGCCACCCAGCCCGAACCGTCGTACACATCCAGGCGGTTCACGTCCTGAAGCCAGGTCTGCATCCCCTCAACGGGTGCCGCAGCACCTGTCAGGGTCGCCGAGCGCGCCGAAGCAGAAGCAAAGCGCATGCCTCCGCGCTGGGCAAGCGCGTTGACGATGTCCTTGGCCAGCTTCCCGGCGTCGGGAGCGTCGGTGAGGGCGGCGATCTGGACGCCCTGCCCGTAGTCGTCCGTGATGGGCACGCGGGTCACTCCTTATGCGATGCGGGTCAGGCGGAGCCAGGAATCGGTGTAGACGGTGGTGGCTGTGGCACCGGTGTTTCCCTGTGACCACTGAAGGGCGTAGGTGCCGCCCGTGCCCTGCACGCGCAGCGTCCCGGCGATCAGGACGCTGTACTCGCCCGCGGCGCTGGTGGTGCCGCTGAAATTTCGGGGCTGCGCCACGTCGTTGGTCTCGGTGCGGATGCTGTAGCCGTTGGTGGACTGGGCGGTGGTACCCAGCCCTGCACCGTGACCGGTCCACTCGCCGAGCGCCCCGGCCGGGGTCGTCCAGTCGATGGTGATGTCAAGGTCGACCAGGGCCGAGTACTTGATCCAGCCGTCGACCGTGTAGATAGCGTTCGCCGCTACCTCGAACGTGAGGTGCGGGTCGTCGGCGGGTGTGGCGTTGTTGGTGCGTGAAGTGTCGGCCGCCTTCAGGGCGACGCGCGTCTGCCCGATACCGAGGTCGGCGGTGGCGGTACGGCCGGTGGCCAGCCAGTTCCCTGACGAAGACTGGGAGATCACCACCAGGTCGCCGACGACCGGCTGAACGTAGGTCTCCAGGCAGCGCACCGTGATGCCGTCCGCGGTGAGGATCGTTCCGTCTCCGTTGACGGTCTGGACGGTAGCGAGCCGCCAGTCCGCGCCGCGCACGCTGGTCGCGGTGGCTCCTGCGGATACGGCCTGCTGCTGGAGTGCGTCGGCGAGCTTGCGGACGGTGCCGAAGGATTCCTTCACGAGTCCTCCTTCGCCGCGATCGTGGTGATCGGGAAGTCGCCGCCGGTGTCCAACGGCACGGAGAAGCTCTGGACTTGATGCAGCTCGCGGGTTCCGTCGGGGTGGATGACGCGGATGACGTCGCCGCACTCCAGCGCGGGATTGGGCAGCGCGGAGAAGTCGCCGCTCGCGTTGGGCGCCTTCCCGGCGATCAGCTTCAGGTTGGCGGCCTGAGCGCACGCGTTGACGGTGATCAGCGTGCTAGAGCTATAGAAGTCCGGGCGCCTTCCGAACGGACCACCCCAGTACGTCGGCGAGTTGACGTCGTTGTCGGTGGCTAGGTACTCGACGGGGGCGACGTTCTCCTCCGTGTTCTCGCCGCGGGCCAAGACGCCGTTGTGGACCTTGTCGGCGCTCATTCCGCGGCTTCCCTGCACGTACACGCCGCCCTCTTTGGCGGCGACTTCCCAGACCGCGGGTGTTGCCAAGAGTTCTGGCAACGCTGCGATGACGAAGACCCCGTCCGCATTCGTGTAGCACTCGGCTCCGGCCGCGGCCACGATCTCCTGCACGCCCGCCCACGGATCAGCTTCGACGTCGAAGGTGCGGGCGCCGATCGGGGTGTCGACGATAAGGCTGATGACGTCGGCGTCCGGCAGGGAGCGCTGGATGAGTGCGGAGGCGGCGCCGACGACGGTCCCGGTGGCCTTGTACGGCTCGGTGAATTTGTCGTCGGTGACGC
Protein-coding sequences here:
- a CDS encoding tyrosine-type recombinase/integrase, whose amino-acid sequence is MTGLIPRPSAELSTDRHDPRDDWPDEARQLADHLAGIYGDRDPLPTLTGGWIARQKSRHTRRAYVRTFKSWEEYARSTGIHPLQAKLPLADAYAKHLAKTPTRNGKPPAETTQAQALAAAGSFYTYAARLQAVDSDPFAAVLRPYVDPDYSPTEGMTDEETMRLVETARDWAPRSYALVMLLYLTGARVDELLSLNAGQLGYDRGHRTLPLTQKGGKKRPAPVPPLALDALLAYLGDRTDGPLFVTDSGRRWSQPEVWKHLRVLARRAGIPQAATIKPHTLRHQFITDNLANGVPLQDVQDAVSHSDPRTTQRYNRRRRQLDNHPAYALAARLGERLALEEEVPAS
- a CDS encoding peptidoglycan-binding protein gives rise to the protein MKLITRAQLGWPTSAAPAQSSTKGVKVHYEGTTVSTTLLTDHDKCIALWKAIRKAHLANTAEGYSDVAYNYAACPHGYLMEGRGLRRRTGANGNQSLNVAHYAILGLLGSKGLTEPNDPMLHALRDGIELLRKNGAGSEVKGHRDGYATACPGGPLYAWVQKGAPRPGGSTPPKPGPGTPKYEPFPGSSFFMKAGKPALGKVSPIFTAMRKRLVAVGCGRYQVGPGKTLGQADVDSYEAWQRMCGYSGAAAKWPPGKTTWDELRVPNV
- a CDS encoding DUF5047 domain-containing protein — translated: MYPVTDRFLPRLGESHTPVTEVKLFKADGSVVTLEHTGGSVPVDRGQTIRRTCTVTSADVSLIPRTPTDQLATDGARLRIARGVSYGDGSQELVPVGVFRLDSVDGDPSDGPVTLTGKSLEACVTDDKFTEPYKATGTVVGAASALIQRSLPDADVISLIVDTPIGARTFDVEADPWAGVQEIVAAAGAECYTNADGVFVIAALPELLATPAVWEVAAKEGGVYVQGSRGMSADKVHNGVLARGENTEENVAPVEYLATDNDVNSPTYWGGPFGRRPDFYSSSTLITVNACAQAANLKLIAGKAPNASGDFSALPNPALECGDVIRVIHPDGTRELHQVQSFSVPLDTGGDFPITTIAAKEDS